The proteins below are encoded in one region of Belonocnema kinseyi isolate 2016_QV_RU_SX_M_011 chromosome 1, B_treatae_v1, whole genome shotgun sequence:
- the LOC117180739 gene encoding uncharacterized protein LOC117180739 encodes MASTLLNKSNDSDKSDEAETVFKQFSSFEKLKQVLAYCFRFRHNAQKSNSVKLTCELSETELKLSTERIIELTQANTFAKEIDSLAHKGAVDSKSKILNLNPFLDQGILKVGGRLTHSDLAYNQKHPILLPRKHHVTDLIIRDTHFMLKHSGVQATLYSVRERYWPIDGRNVTRRLIHQCIKCFRSKPRGIDHQMENLPSDRLEYSRPFLNVGVDYCGPFYIKERRYRNIKKVKTYVAVFVCLATKAVHLQLVSDLSTIAFLGSLKRFISRRGKPEKIRSDNGTNFQGASRQLNELKQLFNCTNHNVAVKGYLNSQGIKWSLIPPETAHFGGLWKAAVKSFKYHFLRTVGDAVLTFEQLHTYVTETESILNSRPISPMSSNPNDLRPLTPGYFLIGGPLISFPQEDLRDEKQTRLLSSQRTQQMRQHFWCRWHKEYLNELTVRGKWHSGSANIAIGTIVLVKEDNAPPVQLTLARVIDTYPGRVGIVRVVSVKTAKGIYKRSVKKLCPLPLDTVHN; translated from the coding sequence ATGGCAAGTACTTTATTAAACAAGTCTAACGACTCAGACAAATCTGACGAAGCTGAAAccgttttcaaacaattttcttcctttgaaaaattaaagcaaGTACTCGCGTATTGTTTTCGATTTCGTCACAATGCACAAAAAAGCAATTCTGTAAAGTTAACCTGCGAACTTTCTGAAACAGAACTAAAATTATCAACAGAACGCATTATTGAACTCACGCAAGCAAATACCTTTGCGAAAGAAATTGATAGCTTAGCACATAAGGGAGCTGTCGATTCAAAGAGCAAAATTCTTAACCTCAATCCGTTTTTagatcagggaattttgaaagtaGGTGGAAGGCTCACCCATTCAGACTTAGCATATAATCAGAAACATCCCATTCTGCTTCCACGAAAACATCACGTGACTGATCTTATTATTCGCGACACTCACTTCATGTTAAAACATTCGGGAGTTCAAGCTACCCTGTACTCTGTAAGAGAACGATACTGGCCCATCGATGGGAGAAATGTAACGCGTCGATTAATTCATCAGTGCATTAAATGCTTTCGTTCAAAGCCTCGCGGTATTGATCATCAAATGGAAAACCTACCCTCGGATCGATTAGAATATTCTCGACCATTTCTGAATGTCGGAGTCGACTACTGCGGACCTTTCTACATAAAAGAAAGACGATATCGCaatataaaaaaggttaaaacCTATGTAGCAGTTTTCGTGTGCCTTGCAACTAAAGCTGTGCATCTACAGCTAGTAAGCGATCTCTCTACGATTGCCTTTCTTGGCAGTCTGAAAAGATTCATTTCGCGACGAGGAAAGCCCGAAAAAATTAGATCCGATAATGGTACGAATTTCCAAGGTGCTAGCAGACAACTAAACGAACTCAAACAACTTTTCAACTGTACAAATCACAATGTAGCAGTGAAAGGTTACTTGAACAGTCAGGGAATAAAGTGGTCCCTTATTCCTCCTGAAACAGCGCATTTCGGCGGACTTTGGAAAGCAGCGGTTAAATCATTCAAGTATCATTTCTTACGCACAGTCGGGGATGCCGTTTTGACTTTTGAACAATTGCATACTTATGTAACTGAGACCGAATCTATCCTAAACTCCCGCCCCATCAGTCCAATGTCTTCTAATCCTAATGACTTGCGGCCCTTAACTCCAGGTTATTTCCTTATTGGTGGGCCATTAATAAGCTTCCCTCAGGAAGACCTTCGTGATGAAAAGCAGACTAGGCTTTTATCTTCGCAACGTACTCAGCAGATGAGACAGCACTTCTGGTGCCGCTGGCACAAGGAGTATTTGAACGAGCTCACCGTTCGTGGAAAATGGCACTCAGGTTCCGCCAACATTGCTATCGGAACGATAGTCCTCGTCAAGGAAGACAATGCACCACCAGTGCAGTTAACACTGGCTCGAGTCATCGATACCTACCCTGGACGCGTTGGTATTGTGCGAGTGGTCTCTGTAAAGACCGCTAAAGGAATCTACAAGAGAAGCGTGAAAAAATTGTGTCCACTTCCTCTGGACACTGTACACAACTAA
- the LOC117180750 gene encoding uncharacterized protein LOC117180750 yields MATVAEIEAEIKELNLKRVIIKRSLTANTEDLVARHENERESFESRYYSISGKFNKLITENPAIIFNPSVNSGSNNRNSSVDLASDSVNSDKTISTHSKLPFLSLPKFTGTYEMWLGFSNTFKALVDDRSEIKNVFTNYKVAWKLLQDRYDNKKFREKWEDLSSEAQIPTMKEFLEFLQRRAQFEQSQFFQSSKIFHNKSEKKPENKPDNKQEHTIYSCEKFLNLSPKERQEAVKKNSLCTNCLHPNQRVNECHGGPCRICGKRDNSLLHVDRENIANSEKNSQKNSSVNMQAHSVQDDSDAYMLLSTAVVDIFDNEGKPHTCQILLDNGSQSNYMTEKMASLLKIPKYPVDIDVSGLNSVATEVKNSVVASIKSRFNNYEKTLNFLLVDQVTKKLPAIPLDRNSFQIPSNIYLADPEFYKRGEIHALSGVRQFYRVLCSGQIEIQGQETIFQKTKLGWVVSDTIYPKISQRREVVSHLSQTEVNSTSDEPSKFWEIEEVPSVKLLPNEEKYCEDHFELHTTRSKTGRYIVSLHFNDKKKKYSEFIQEYKRLCHMFETQENVPTNHGFFLPHHAVLKDNSLTTKIRVVFDGSAKSSSCISLNGSLMVGSTVQDDLFTIYTRFRSFSFALTADIEKMYRQVEVTHEGSAFQKILWRQSSFEPIKTYQLKTVTYGTASAPFLATRVLSQLAKDEGHSYLVAAQVLTRDFYVDDLLTGAASFKDALDLRNELVELVGKDTIKTLGLCWHSREDTILYVVKELDNTDKITKRIILSEIAKIFDPLGLLGPITLYDQLPSLNEIRFNRCVLARDTINVQMHGFCNASEKGYGACIYLRSTDKQGQHHSSLVCSKSRVAPVQTITLPRLELCAALLLSRLYEATVWTLQHVKFSQTIFWSDSTVALHWINTPPHTLKTFVSNRVAKIQEIIQNVANITWRHVPTNENPADLCSRGQLPDKFMSDIVF; encoded by the exons ATGGCTACCGTTGCTGAAATTGAAGCCGAGATTAAGGAATTAAATCTAAAGCGCGTTATCATTAAACGCTCCCTCACAGCAa ATACAGAAGATTTAGTTGCAAGACACGAAAATGAGCGCGAGTCCTTTGAAAGCAGATACTACTCTATCTccggaaaattcaacaaattaataacTGAGAATCCTGCTATCATATTCAATCCAAGTGTGAACAGCGGCTCAAATAATCGCAATTCCTCGGTAGATTTAGCTTCGGATTCAGTAAACAGTGATAAAACTATTTCAACTCATTCTAAACTGCCATTTCTCAGCTTGCCTAAATTCACCGGCACTTACGAAATGTGGTTAGGTTTCTCTAACACATTTAAAGCTCTGGTGGATGATCGTAGCGAAATTAAAAACGTATTTACGAATTACAAAGTAGCTTGGAAACTCTTACAGGATCGGTATGACAATAAAAAG TTTCGCGAAAAATGGGAAGACCTTTCCAGCGAAGCTCAAATACCGACAATGAAAGAATTTTTAGAGTTTCTACAACGCCGCGCACAATTTGAGCAAAGTCAATTTTTCCAGTCGTccaaaatttttcacaataaatcgGAAAAGAAGCCTGAAAATAAACCCGATAATAAGC AGGAACACACAATTTACTCGTGCGAAAAATTCCTCAATCTCTCGCCGAAAGAACGGCAAGAAGCAGTAAAAAAGAATTCGCTTTGCACAAATTGCCTACATCCCAATCAAAGAGTCAACGAGTGTCACGGTGGTCCCTGTCGAATATGTGGCAAGAGAGACAACTCGCTTCTTCATGTTGATCGCGAAAATATCGCGAATTCTGAGAAAAATAGTCAGAAAAATTCGTCAGTCAATATGCAAGCTCATTCAGTTCAAGATGATTCAGACGCGTATATGTTACTTTCTACCGCAGTCGTAGACATATTTGATAACGAGGGCAAACCGCATACTTGCCAAATTCTATTAGACAATGGATCGCAGTCCAATTATATGACTGAAAAAATGGCCTCCCTTCTCAAGATTCCTAAATATCCAGTCGACATAGATGTTTCTGGTTTGAATTCAGTAGCCACTGAAGTAAAAAATTCAGTAGTTGCGTCAATTAAATCGCGATTCAATAATTacgaaaaaacattaaattttcttcttgttGATCAG GTAACGAAAAAACTACCTGCAATACCTCTAGATCGAAATTCATTTCAGATTCCATCTAACATATATCTAGCAGATCCTGAATTTTATAAACGCGGAGAAATTCATGCCCTTTCAGGTGTCCGACAATTTTATAGAGTTTTATGTTCAGGTCAAATTGAGATTCAAGGTCAAGAGACGATTTTCCAGAAAACCAAGCTAGGTTGGGTAGTTTCTGATACAATTTATCCCAAGATATCTCAGCGTAGAGAAGTAGTTTCCCACCTTTCTCAGACAGAAGTCAATTCGACCTCAGATGAACCctcaaaattttgggaaatcgaGGAAGTCCCTTCTGTAAAACTCTTACCTAACGAAGAAAAATACTGTGAAGATCACTTTGAACTTCACACGACACGAAGCAAGACTGGTCGCTACATAGTATCTCTACACTTTAATGATAAGAAGA aaaaatattcagaGTTTATTCAGGAATATAAGAGGTTGTGTCACATGTTTGAAACCCAAGAAAACGTTCCCACGAACCACGGTTTCTTTTTACCTCATCACGCTGTTCTAAAAGATAATAGTTTAACGACAAAAATTAGAGTAGTTTTCGATGGCTCTGCGAAAAGTTCGAGCTGCATTTCGTTAAACGGCTCACTCATGGTCGGTTCAACTGTACAGGATGATCTTTTTACAATCTATACGCGTTTTCGATCATTTTCTTTTGCACTAACAGCTGACATCGAGAAGATGTACCGTCAGGTTGAGGTCACTCACGAAGGCtcagcttttcaaaaaattctctggCGACAAAGTTCATTCGAACCTATAAAAACATATCAGTTAAAAACCGTAACTTACGGTACCGCTTCAGCACCCTTTCTTGCAACGCGAGTCTTATCCCAGTTGGCAAAAGATGAAGGTCACTCTTACCTTGTCGCGGCTCAAGTTCTCACTCGCGATTTCTACGTAGATGATCTGTTGACAGGCGCTGCTAGTTTCAAGGATGCATTAGATCTTCGCAATGAACTTGTCGAGCTCGTTGGAAAGG ACACTATAAAAACATTAGGACTTTGCTGGCATTCCAGAGAGGACACGATTCTTTATGTCGTAAAAGAGCTTGATAACActgataaaataacaaaaagaatcATCCTCTCTGAAATCGCTAAAATATTCGACCCTTTAGGATTATTGGGCCCCATTACCCTTTACG ACCAACTACCATCCCTGAATGAAATCAGATTTAATCGGTGCGTACTTGCTCGCGACACAATTAATGTTCAAATGCACGGGTTCTGTAACGCCAGCGAGAAGGGTTACGGAGCCTGCATTTACTTGCGGTCCACTGATAAGCAGGGCCAGCACCATTCATCTCTCGTTTGCTCGAAATCTCGAGTCGCCCCAGTACAGACAATAACATTACCGCGATTAGAATTATGCGCCGCTCTTCTGCTTTCACGTCTCTACGAGGCCACTGTTTGGACATTGCAGCATGTAAAGTTCAGTCAAACTATTTTCTGGTCAGATTCCACAGTGGCTCTGCATTGGATTAATACACCTCCACATACTTTAAAAACCTTCGTGTCAAATCGAGTAGCGAAAATCCAAGAAATTATACAAAACGTCGCTAATATCACGTGGAGGCACGTACCCACGAATGAAAATCCTGCCGATTTATGTTCTCGGGGGCAATTACCAGACAAATTTATGTCCGACATCGTATTTTGA